One window of Fundidesulfovibrio putealis DSM 16056 genomic DNA carries:
- a CDS encoding exosortase/archaeosortase family protein, with product MEATEQSPILPNVGLTLVQALHRYKFQLLFAALLCGYTYAPVVSGMVKVWSIDDNSSHGFIVPFISAYIIYTRRKSLAELEVSPAWAGVFLLGLGLAQLLLGWLATEYFTTRMSLVVVLFGACLLLFGTKVLKGLSTALLYLVFMVPVPAIIYDTLSMPLKLFMTKAAVAALHFVNVMVLREGNQLLFPNITLEVVDACSGLRSLVSMLALAVAIGLLFEKKTLNIVLLAVLAVPVAIFVNAMRVFVTGVLAQHIGVSAAEGFFHEFTGMTFFAAGIVLLFAIHLLLRKINV from the coding sequence GTGGAAGCGACTGAGCAGTCTCCTATTCTGCCCAACGTGGGGCTGACGTTGGTCCAGGCGTTGCATCGCTACAAGTTTCAACTGCTGTTCGCAGCCCTGCTGTGCGGGTACACCTACGCGCCCGTGGTGAGCGGCATGGTCAAAGTCTGGAGCATAGACGACAACTCGTCTCACGGGTTCATTGTCCCGTTCATTTCCGCCTACATCATCTACACGCGACGCAAGTCCCTCGCGGAACTGGAAGTCTCTCCGGCCTGGGCCGGAGTGTTCTTGCTGGGCCTGGGGCTGGCTCAGTTGCTGCTGGGCTGGCTGGCAACTGAGTATTTCACCACCCGCATGTCGCTCGTGGTGGTGCTGTTCGGCGCCTGCCTGCTGCTTTTCGGGACCAAGGTCCTGAAGGGGCTGTCCACCGCGCTGCTGTATCTGGTGTTCATGGTGCCCGTGCCGGCAATCATATACGACACGCTGTCGATGCCGCTCAAACTGTTCATGACCAAGGCCGCCGTGGCGGCACTGCATTTCGTGAACGTGATGGTTCTTCGGGAAGGCAACCAGCTGCTTTTCCCCAATATAACGCTGGAGGTCGTGGACGCATGCAGCGGTTTGCGGTCTCTGGTGAGCATGCTGGCGCTGGCCGTCGCAATCGGACTGCTTTTCGAAAAGAAGACGCTGAATATCGTTCTTCTGGCTGTCCTGGCGGTTCCCGTGGCCATCTTCGTGAACGCCATGCGTGTGTTCGTGACTGGCGTGTTGGCGCAGCACATCGGAGTCTCAGCCGCAGAGGGCTTCTTTCATGAGTTTACGGGAATGACCTTTTTCGCAGCTGGTATTGTCTTGCTGTTCGCGATCCATCTCTTGCTCAGGAAGATAAACGTATGA
- a CDS encoding NAD-dependent epimerase/dehydratase family protein translates to MNWLVTGGAGFIGRNLIASLLHEGGHAVRVLDNLTTGTRDDLAKVCRFSETGPADVSAFPASGEVELIPGDILDETAVERAFANADCVVHLAANTGVGPSVKNPKWDCQANVVGTVNCLEGARHAGVRRFVFASSGAPAGEAQPPIHEAVVPRPISPYGASKMAGEGYCCAYHNCFAVPTVCLRFSNVYGPYSGHKSSVVASFLSRALKGQPMEVFGDGGQTRDFLYIDDLVEAVRQSATKDQAAGETFQIATGEETTVLHLAKLLRDALAAAGVPDVSVAHGEIRQGDMLRNYADTSKARRVLGWKPMVGLEDGLARTVAWFVGQGG, encoded by the coding sequence ATGAACTGGCTCGTTACAGGGGGCGCGGGATTTATCGGTCGCAACCTCATAGCTTCCTTGTTGCATGAAGGCGGCCACGCCGTGCGGGTCCTGGACAATCTGACCACGGGAACCCGTGATGACCTGGCCAAGGTCTGCCGTTTCTCGGAGACAGGCCCTGCAGACGTATCCGCTTTTCCGGCTTCGGGAGAGGTGGAGCTCATTCCCGGCGACATTCTGGACGAAACCGCAGTGGAACGCGCCTTCGCCAACGCGGACTGCGTCGTTCATCTGGCCGCCAACACCGGAGTGGGGCCATCCGTGAAGAACCCCAAGTGGGACTGTCAGGCAAACGTGGTGGGCACCGTGAACTGTCTGGAGGGAGCGCGCCACGCGGGCGTGAGGCGTTTTGTCTTCGCCTCCAGCGGCGCTCCGGCCGGGGAGGCTCAGCCGCCAATTCACGAGGCGGTGGTCCCCCGACCGATTTCGCCCTACGGCGCCAGCAAAATGGCCGGTGAAGGCTATTGCTGCGCCTACCATAACTGTTTTGCCGTGCCGACCGTCTGCTTGCGTTTCAGCAATGTGTATGGGCCGTACTCAGGGCATAAGTCCAGCGTTGTGGCCAGTTTCCTCTCCAGGGCGCTCAAAGGGCAGCCCATGGAAGTGTTCGGCGACGGCGGCCAGACCAGGGACTTCCTGTACATTGACGACCTGGTCGAGGCGGTAAGGCAGTCCGCCACGAAGGATCAGGCAGCCGGAGAGACTTTTCAGATAGCCACCGGAGAGGAAACCACAGTGCTCCACCTGGCAAAGTTGTTGCGCGATGCGCTGGCTGCCGCGGGCGTGCCGGATGTGAGCGTCGCGCATGGGGAAATCCGCCAGGGAGATATGCTGCGAAACTATGCGGACACCTCGAAAGCGCGGCGTGTCCTTGGATGGAAGCCAATGGTCGGGCTTGAGGATGGTCTGGCCAGAACCGTTGCCTGGTTTGTCGGGCAGGGAGGGTAG
- a CDS encoding NAD-dependent epimerase/dehydratase family protein yields MKILILGGDGYLGWPTAMHLSENGHEVACADNYLRRTVCLNEDVSPLFPTPSLPERAARWKSVSGNDVKVFIGDLTQWDFVSEVFGGFKPDAIVHYAEQPSAPYSMLSRRAASQTLNNNLNTTANCVFAVREFCPKAHIVKLGTMGEYGTPDIDIEEGWLNVEHKGRTQRFLYPRQAGSLYHTTKVMDTDMLWFYVRTWGLAVTDLMQGPVYGATTPESGDDERLMPFFNYDELFGTVLNRFVVQAVADIPLTVYGSGGQIRGYLNIIDTLKCVRLALENPASPGELRIFNQLTETFSVKQLARMVQEAGAGMGLNVRIENIVNPRKEAEEHYYNPTYTGLKDLGLEPTLLTGEILQSMMALALRHKGNIRRETIFRGVKWA; encoded by the coding sequence ATGAAGATACTTATACTTGGCGGCGACGGCTATCTTGGATGGCCAACGGCGATGCATTTGTCTGAGAACGGGCACGAAGTTGCCTGTGCCGACAACTATTTGCGACGCACTGTCTGCCTGAACGAGGATGTGTCCCCGTTGTTTCCCACTCCTTCACTGCCGGAGCGGGCCGCACGCTGGAAGTCCGTATCGGGTAACGACGTCAAGGTCTTCATCGGAGATCTGACGCAATGGGACTTTGTAAGCGAAGTTTTCGGCGGTTTCAAACCTGACGCGATCGTTCATTACGCGGAACAACCGTCTGCGCCGTACTCCATGCTCAGTCGCAGGGCTGCCAGCCAGACGCTGAACAACAATCTGAACACCACGGCCAATTGCGTGTTTGCGGTCCGTGAGTTCTGTCCTAAGGCGCATATCGTCAAACTTGGGACCATGGGCGAATACGGGACCCCGGACATCGACATCGAGGAAGGCTGGCTGAACGTGGAGCACAAAGGGCGCACCCAGCGTTTCCTGTATCCCCGGCAAGCTGGCAGCCTCTACCATACGACCAAGGTCATGGATACGGACATGCTCTGGTTTTACGTCCGCACCTGGGGTTTGGCGGTGACTGACCTGATGCAGGGGCCGGTATACGGAGCCACCACGCCGGAGTCCGGAGATGACGAACGGTTGATGCCTTTCTTTAACTACGACGAACTCTTCGGAACGGTGTTGAACCGATTCGTTGTGCAGGCTGTTGCGGACATCCCTCTGACCGTTTACGGTTCAGGTGGCCAGATACGCGGATATTTGAACATTATTGATACGCTCAAATGCGTTCGTCTTGCATTGGAAAATCCTGCAAGTCCTGGGGAGTTGCGCATATTCAACCAGTTGACTGAGACCTTCAGCGTCAAGCAACTCGCCCGCATGGTGCAGGAGGCGGGCGCGGGCATGGGGTTGAATGTTCGTATCGAGAACATTGTCAATCCCCGTAAGGAAGCCGAGGAGCATTACTATAATCCGACCTATACCGGGCTCAAGGACTTGGGGCTGGAGCCGACGCTCCTCACCGGCGAGATCCTGCAATCCATGATGGCGCTGGCGCTCAGGCATAAGGGCAACATCCGCCGTGAAACCATTTTCCGGGGGGTCAAGTGGGCATGA
- a CDS encoding polysaccharide biosynthesis protein produces MNNAFFSGSRVLVTGCCGTVGKELVTQLITKYNVGELIGVDNNESAMFFLEQEWLAHQNSHFFMGDMRNVKRLEQLMDGVDIVFHAAAYKHVGLCERSPMEAVENNILGVQNVIESAVANGVKRVIFTSSDKAVNPTNVMGTSKLMGERLMTAANCNHRRDGTVFASTRFGNVLGSRGSVIPIFREQIRAGKPVTLTDSDMTRFIMSISQAARLVLDSAAIARGGEVFITKMPVIRIKDLAEVMIRELAPQYERDPADIPIKIIGSKPGEKMYEELMSLEETRRAVELDLYFAVLPAFQSIYRPTEYDFEGLVSKNVSNPYNSCNEPSMTQDELNRFLKDNNLLEETGGFAHPTERHWP; encoded by the coding sequence ATGAATAACGCCTTCTTTAGTGGTAGCAGGGTGTTGGTGACTGGATGTTGCGGCACGGTTGGCAAGGAACTGGTCACGCAACTGATTACTAAGTACAATGTCGGCGAATTGATCGGTGTTGACAATAATGAAAGCGCAATGTTTTTTCTGGAACAGGAGTGGCTTGCGCATCAGAATAGTCACTTTTTCATGGGTGACATGCGTAACGTCAAGCGACTTGAGCAGCTGATGGATGGCGTGGACATCGTTTTTCACGCGGCTGCGTATAAGCATGTTGGTTTGTGCGAACGATCGCCCATGGAGGCCGTGGAGAACAACATCCTCGGTGTGCAGAACGTCATTGAGTCGGCAGTCGCCAATGGTGTGAAGCGGGTGATTTTTACAAGCTCGGACAAGGCGGTGAACCCCACCAACGTGATGGGCACCTCGAAACTGATGGGCGAGCGTCTGATGACTGCCGCCAATTGCAACCACCGTCGCGACGGGACAGTGTTCGCCTCCACTCGTTTCGGGAACGTGCTGGGATCGCGAGGGTCTGTCATCCCCATTTTCCGCGAGCAGATTCGCGCCGGAAAGCCTGTTACCCTGACCGATTCCGACATGACGCGCTTCATCATGAGCATCAGCCAGGCCGCGCGGCTTGTGCTTGATTCTGCGGCGATCGCTCGCGGCGGAGAGGTTTTCATTACGAAGATGCCGGTGATTCGCATCAAGGACCTTGCCGAAGTCATGATCAGGGAACTTGCCCCGCAGTACGAACGAGATCCAGCCGATATTCCTATCAAGATTATCGGCTCCAAGCCGGGCGAGAAAATGTACGAGGAGCTTATGAGCCTCGAGGAGACACGCAGGGCAGTCGAACTGGACTTGTATTTTGCTGTATTGCCGGCGTTTCAAAGCATCTATAGGCCGACAGAGTATGATTTCGAAGGCTTGGTGTCGAAGAATGTCAGCAACCCGTATAACTCCTGCAACGAACCATCCATGACGCAGGATGAGCTGAACCGCTTCCTTAAAGACAACAACCTGCTTGAGGAAACAGGTGGCTTTGCGCATCCCACTGAGCGCCACTGGCCGTGA
- a CDS encoding acyltransferase — MKGLRESLKRMSKRMVSWVFVAVSLPVYILYRVSRCVVRDERVFCSFSQAYSLVPGFLGVYLRMGFYRLAIDKCPENIWVGFGTFFTTDKVALGSNVYIGSRCIVSNCKIGDDVIIGSGVSVTSGKATHSIDDCESLIRLQGSNKISVSIGDDCWIGNGAIIMSDVNAHSVVGAGCVHNKTFPEYSVVAGNPARLIRSRLG; from the coding sequence ATGAAAGGGTTACGGGAGTCGCTTAAGCGCATGTCCAAACGGATGGTGTCTTGGGTGTTTGTGGCAGTGTCTCTCCCTGTGTATATTTTGTACAGGGTGTCAAGGTGTGTGGTTCGGGATGAACGTGTTTTCTGTTCGTTTTCCCAGGCGTACAGCCTCGTGCCTGGTTTCCTTGGTGTCTACTTGCGAATGGGATTTTACCGGCTTGCTATTGATAAGTGTCCGGAGAACATCTGGGTAGGGTTTGGTACGTTCTTTACGACTGACAAGGTGGCTTTAGGGTCCAACGTGTATATTGGGTCCCGTTGTATTGTTTCAAACTGTAAGATTGGAGATGACGTAATAATCGGAAGTGGTGTGAGTGTTACGTCTGGCAAGGCCACTCACTCGATCGATGACTGTGAGTCGTTGATAAGGCTTCAAGGGTCCAACAAGATATCCGTTTCAATCGGAGATGACTGTTGGATAGGAAATGGCGCGATCATTATGTCGGATGTTAACGCGCATTCTGTGGTTGGTGCCGGTTGCGTGCATAACAAGACTTTTCCTGAGTATTCTGTCGTAGCCGGAAACCCTGCGAGACTTATTAGAAGCAGGCTTGGTTGA
- a CDS encoding ATP-grasp domain-containing protein, with amino-acid sequence MHESGKSPVVIWVNSWAWPNIMGFLKSFQGCGVPVYVAGEAEALSYLRGSLSCAGCVVFDSQDLGARVDQICNWVARSGFSGRPQLYLLSDMLIDQLLAYRSVLERHFVLATQIDEIIYNIIDKSKCMDIVSAGGYRCPKSMYFDSSLRISEKLQSLQFPIVVKPVGYVNSFGFKVCIANDSESAVEVLSHLVEKGVSCVAQEYIGGDDSDVYIYLFNRTKEGGFFSDAVVRKLSQSPVGAGIMSLGVTVDDDEVVRISRDIVGLFGFWGSGGVELKRNNGELYFIEFNARCEGIHGISLVSGANVVKAWYDYLDSSVVSNVVPAPGSYYLDEFSFFMSMRSDPMRLRNLKVILSAFLRGRVYLALFFLRDPVPFARYALRTVSVKMHRLLSRKGRGGQ; translated from the coding sequence ATGCATGAGTCTGGCAAGTCTCCCGTCGTCATCTGGGTGAACAGTTGGGCGTGGCCCAATATCATGGGCTTCCTGAAATCGTTCCAGGGGTGCGGGGTTCCTGTCTATGTCGCTGGAGAAGCAGAGGCTCTCAGCTATCTTCGAGGGAGTCTGTCGTGCGCCGGTTGTGTTGTGTTTGATTCGCAGGACCTTGGGGCGCGCGTCGACCAGATTTGTAACTGGGTTGCGCGTAGTGGGTTCAGTGGTCGCCCTCAGTTGTATCTGTTGTCGGACATGTTGATTGACCAATTGCTTGCATACAGATCAGTTCTTGAACGGCATTTTGTTTTGGCGACGCAAATTGATGAAATAATATACAATATTATTGATAAGTCGAAATGCATGGATATCGTATCTGCGGGTGGGTATAGGTGTCCAAAGTCGATGTATTTTGATAGTTCTTTGCGTATTAGTGAAAAATTACAGTCGTTGCAATTCCCAATTGTTGTGAAGCCTGTCGGTTACGTAAACAGCTTTGGGTTCAAGGTTTGCATTGCCAACGATTCAGAGTCAGCTGTTGAAGTACTGTCGCACCTTGTCGAGAAGGGTGTGTCCTGTGTTGCTCAGGAGTATATTGGCGGCGATGACAGTGATGTGTATATATACCTCTTTAACCGGACAAAAGAAGGGGGTTTTTTTTCTGATGCAGTGGTCAGAAAATTGTCTCAGAGTCCGGTTGGGGCAGGGATAATGTCACTTGGAGTTACTGTGGACGACGATGAGGTCGTGCGCATTTCCAGGGATATTGTCGGACTGTTCGGTTTCTGGGGTTCGGGCGGTGTCGAGTTGAAGCGCAACAATGGCGAGTTGTACTTTATTGAGTTCAATGCACGCTGTGAAGGCATTCATGGGATTTCACTCGTTTCAGGGGCGAATGTCGTAAAAGCGTGGTATGATTATCTTGATTCGTCTGTCGTGAGCAATGTTGTTCCTGCGCCCGGATCGTATTATCTTGATGAGTTCTCATTTTTCATGAGCATGAGGTCAGACCCCATGCGCTTAAGAAATCTCAAGGTTATTCTTTCTGCGTTCCTTCGCGGCAGGGTTTATCTTGCCTTGTTTTTCCTGCGGGACCCAGTTCCATTTGCTCGTTATGCTTTGCGTACTGTGTCTGTAAAAATGCATCGTCTCCTTTCGCGCAAAGGGAGGGGAGGACAATGA
- a CDS encoding polysaccharide deacetylase family protein: protein MSALRSFLAKSRVFSTLDSMLGRHGVKVFMLHRVCERTPYWPSLDAENFERFIKYVAKNYTVVGAEDVCSVVSSGLAKRNKYAVITFDDGYIDLYECVADVLKENEVKATVFVCPAAIGSGYIDWDLLHHGDAQGERRQVDAVFERYYETRVCGRGLWDRTRLMKDAIKSAPHEVRKAFFGELQEVLGEPSARYLATWDQLLEMVRCGVLTIGAHTMTHPILSKVGLSEAREEIEVSLEMVSSVVGAESVAFAYPNGRPQDYTEEVLGLVAASGSCAAYTTTQGVVHTVDSPYELPRIDVTMDYFSADGVRLDGQYANEFSSAAWLEFAKLCTKARRLLHA, encoded by the coding sequence ATGAGTGCGCTTCGAAGTTTTCTGGCAAAGAGTCGAGTGTTCTCGACTCTTGACTCCATGCTCGGGCGCCATGGCGTCAAGGTGTTCATGTTGCACCGGGTGTGCGAGCGTACGCCGTATTGGCCTTCGCTGGACGCGGAGAACTTTGAGAGATTCATTAAGTATGTTGCCAAGAATTATACAGTTGTAGGGGCAGAAGACGTGTGCAGTGTGGTCAGTTCTGGATTGGCCAAAAGAAACAAGTATGCTGTAATAACTTTTGATGACGGATATATTGATTTGTATGAATGCGTGGCTGACGTCTTGAAGGAGAACGAGGTCAAAGCGACCGTATTCGTATGTCCGGCTGCCATCGGCTCGGGATATATAGATTGGGATTTGCTGCACCACGGAGATGCTCAAGGGGAAAGAAGGCAGGTCGATGCAGTGTTCGAGAGATACTATGAGACGCGCGTTTGTGGTCGCGGTCTCTGGGATAGGACGCGGCTGATGAAGGATGCCATCAAGTCTGCTCCGCATGAGGTGAGAAAAGCCTTCTTCGGTGAACTTCAGGAGGTCCTGGGGGAGCCGTCGGCACGATATCTCGCCACATGGGACCAGTTGCTGGAAATGGTTCGTTGCGGCGTCCTTACAATTGGAGCTCATACCATGACGCACCCCATACTTTCAAAGGTCGGCTTGTCGGAGGCCAGGGAAGAGATAGAGGTGTCCCTTGAAATGGTGTCGTCGGTTGTCGGGGCTGAGAGTGTCGCCTTTGCATACCCGAACGGAAGACCGCAGGACTATACTGAAGAGGTGCTCGGCCTGGTAGCGGCCTCCGGGAGTTGTGCTGCGTATACCACGACGCAAGGCGTGGTTCATACTGTCGATTCGCCTTATGAGCTGCCGCGCATCGATGTGACCATGGACTACTTCTCCGCCGACGGAGTTCGTCTCGATGGCCAGTACGCGAACGAGTTCTCTTCGGCCGCGTGGCTGGAGTTCGCCAAACTATGCACGAAGGCGAGGAGGTTGCTGCATGCATGA
- a CDS encoding beta-L-arabinofuranosidase domain-containing protein: MKRHDTIVALLARAAFAALTLMLVSGLEHAVAADVKLTVTNPGQAKYASFPVTSGVPLSQDLGVKDASRMAVLDSRGKAVPAQFRVLSRWGRLDDLNAPVRWVLVDFQADLEPRGKASFTLRTDGGGPEAGGHMVQSGPQGIEVNTGALSFKISRKGFRMLEDVRAGALNLSGGQDGGLVIARKGSNYLSSLGDSEAVLEEDGPLRAVIRVRGNFKDAQGNVFTGGDARPKPLHPNGEPSSENQPIRYTARITAFKGQSFVKVETTLENTGNTIHTFFPVNDVYLDGFSAVQPLPAGERKALFSGQKKTVDAGSVLQLYKLADKTDEAKNFKILEAFGGKSSEHLGRYPGWTVASAQGGEVMGFVKDFWERFPKSLAVTPKSLVFGLLPDNPAIADEVCEYTNHYSTGRHYFSAGWHMTDGIWLDFRAGSGKLNPENQAACFAAPLFALCEPRWFAQTEAWSKVAPAGFHVKDPAADKALGIYERMVSMPIDKTKSAQGKDLELMRESRSQDRTWYGWDNFGCLAHGGLFSSLIYDWPFIMWLQYARSGDERFRDKAMEMSAHSMDLDQIHGGRTDGTRHWEKQGPEFLCWHHKSTQNAGAMLSHTWNGGYVLEYLMTGNQRALESATQSASAAQRVFSKVLDGGVMKMNQTRHQGWSILTLVNLYRVTGDKALLEKALRIFTGSLLYTEQLPNKPGSAGRGYITEEENSTGPNRGRAVATYQTYPLEPLCELHLEASRTGMDVSELEAYILRCLNFLKTTAIVGGESKGGKYSVLSISYGTDPDNPSINMGGQLHHNILMSGPFAYASANLLKNDPAKAREYFELARRLFEDVMFYGSVQKVTKEDFLDRGKIGESKWPWLPVMPKVMGWIGRGSQMYLNLEYVKNSK; the protein is encoded by the coding sequence ATGAAAAGACATGATACGATCGTTGCGCTCTTGGCACGTGCAGCCTTTGCGGCGCTCACACTGATGTTGGTGTCAGGGCTGGAGCACGCGGTGGCGGCGGACGTGAAGCTCACCGTCACCAATCCCGGTCAGGCGAAGTACGCCTCGTTTCCGGTGACCTCCGGAGTGCCTCTGTCGCAAGACCTTGGCGTGAAGGACGCGAGCCGGATGGCGGTTCTCGACTCTCGCGGCAAAGCGGTTCCGGCCCAGTTCCGGGTCCTCTCCCGGTGGGGGCGTCTGGATGACCTCAATGCGCCTGTTCGCTGGGTCCTCGTCGACTTCCAGGCCGACCTGGAGCCCCGGGGAAAAGCATCCTTCACCTTGCGCACTGATGGCGGCGGTCCGGAGGCGGGCGGGCACATGGTCCAAAGCGGTCCGCAGGGGATTGAGGTGAACACCGGCGCCTTGAGCTTCAAGATCTCCAGGAAGGGATTCCGGATGCTGGAGGACGTGCGGGCCGGAGCGCTGAATCTGTCCGGTGGCCAGGATGGCGGACTGGTGATCGCCCGCAAAGGCTCGAACTACCTCTCTTCCCTGGGCGACAGCGAGGCAGTGCTGGAGGAGGATGGTCCCCTCCGGGCGGTCATTCGCGTGCGGGGCAATTTCAAGGACGCGCAGGGCAACGTCTTCACCGGCGGCGATGCACGGCCCAAGCCGCTTCATCCCAATGGTGAGCCAAGCAGCGAGAACCAGCCGATCCGTTATACGGCGCGCATCACGGCCTTCAAGGGCCAGAGCTTCGTCAAGGTCGAGACGACTTTGGAAAACACGGGGAACACCATCCACACGTTCTTTCCCGTCAACGACGTCTATCTGGACGGGTTCAGCGCGGTGCAACCGCTGCCGGCCGGGGAGCGCAAGGCTCTGTTCAGTGGCCAGAAGAAGACTGTCGATGCCGGGTCTGTCCTTCAGCTCTATAAGCTGGCGGACAAAACGGATGAAGCGAAGAATTTCAAGATCCTGGAGGCTTTTGGAGGGAAAAGCTCAGAGCACCTGGGCCGCTATCCCGGTTGGACGGTCGCTTCCGCCCAGGGGGGGGAGGTGATGGGGTTCGTGAAGGATTTCTGGGAGCGCTTCCCCAAATCCCTAGCAGTCACGCCCAAGTCGCTGGTGTTCGGCCTGTTGCCTGACAACCCGGCCATTGCCGACGAAGTCTGCGAATACACGAACCATTATTCCACCGGGCGGCATTACTTCAGCGCCGGGTGGCACATGACCGATGGGATCTGGTTGGACTTCAGGGCTGGCTCGGGAAAGCTCAATCCGGAAAACCAGGCCGCATGTTTTGCCGCGCCGCTGTTTGCGCTCTGCGAACCGCGCTGGTTCGCGCAGACCGAGGCCTGGAGCAAGGTCGCGCCCGCCGGGTTCCATGTCAAGGATCCGGCGGCGGACAAGGCCCTCGGCATCTATGAACGCATGGTGTCCATGCCGATCGACAAGACCAAGAGTGCGCAAGGCAAGGATCTTGAGCTTATGCGCGAGTCCCGTTCCCAGGACAGGACATGGTACGGCTGGGATAACTTCGGATGCCTTGCGCACGGCGGACTGTTCTCTTCGCTCATCTACGACTGGCCGTTCATCATGTGGCTGCAATATGCCAGGTCCGGCGACGAGAGATTCCGGGACAAGGCCATGGAGATGAGCGCCCACAGCATGGATCTGGATCAGATCCATGGTGGCCGCACCGACGGAACCCGGCATTGGGAGAAGCAGGGGCCGGAGTTTCTCTGCTGGCATCACAAGTCCACCCAGAATGCCGGAGCCATGCTTTCCCATACGTGGAACGGCGGCTATGTGCTGGAATACCTGATGACGGGAAACCAGAGGGCACTGGAATCTGCCACGCAGAGCGCTTCTGCGGCACAACGGGTCTTCAGCAAGGTGCTGGACGGCGGCGTCATGAAGATGAACCAGACCCGCCACCAGGGTTGGAGCATCCTGACACTGGTCAACCTGTACCGCGTGACAGGCGACAAGGCATTGCTGGAGAAGGCGTTGCGGATATTTACGGGCAGCCTGCTCTACACTGAACAGCTCCCCAACAAGCCGGGAAGCGCAGGGCGCGGGTATATAACGGAGGAAGAAAACAGCACTGGCCCGAACAGAGGGAGGGCGGTAGCCACGTATCAGACCTACCCCCTGGAACCGCTTTGCGAACTGCACCTTGAAGCATCCCGTACCGGCATGGATGTGTCGGAACTTGAGGCGTATATCCTGCGATGCCTCAATTTCCTGAAGACAACGGCTATTGTCGGCGGTGAGAGCAAGGGCGGAAAGTATTCAGTGCTTTCGATTTCCTATGGCACGGATCCAGACAATCCATCGATAAATATGGGTGGCCAACTGCATCACAACATTCTGATGTCCGGACCGTTCGCCTACGCGTCCGCGAACTTGCTGAAGAACGACCCTGCAAAGGCCAGGGAGTACTTCGAACTGGCACGCAGGTTGTTCGAGGATGTCATGTTCTACGGGTCCGTCCAGAAGGTCACCAAGGAGGATTTTCTTGATCGCGGCAAGATCGGTGAATCGAAGTGGCCATGGTTGCCTGTGATGCCGAAAGTGATGGGATGGATAGGGCGTGGCTCCCAGATGTACCTGAATCTGGAATACGTGAAAAACTCGAAATGA
- a CDS encoding class I SAM-dependent methyltransferase, with the protein MKSQTQNVRSFYDKDSKRYRDDRYDGEGCEQFSYRSRTGIALEMLQGTSGRTLDVGCGPAIYTRSLSELGHRPVSADLSIEMLKHARTLAGPLPGASWANSEVEKLPFRDASFDNVLAIGVLAYASDTLSALTELARVLKPGGTLITQCSNTLAPAPRLVKLKDKALQALGLREKPAYGFRMAAHSRAAFLELVHRAGLEPLEARSYAFRLPFLEKFFPGAALRIMKIGHDAFSNSRVFHWLGEGYMVKARKNGRPL; encoded by the coding sequence TTGAAATCACAGACTCAAAACGTACGTTCGTTTTACGATAAAGACTCGAAACGCTACCGGGACGACCGCTACGACGGCGAAGGCTGCGAGCAGTTCTCCTATCGCAGCCGCACGGGCATCGCCCTGGAAATGTTGCAGGGCACTTCCGGCAGGACTCTGGACGTAGGCTGCGGTCCGGCCATCTATACCCGCTCCCTCTCGGAGCTGGGGCATCGTCCCGTCAGCGCGGACCTGTCCATCGAGATGCTCAAGCACGCCAGGACCCTGGCAGGCCCTCTGCCCGGCGCATCGTGGGCCAATAGCGAGGTCGAGAAGCTGCCGTTCCGGGACGCCTCCTTTGACAACGTCCTGGCCATTGGCGTGCTGGCTTACGCGTCCGATACGTTGTCCGCCCTCACCGAGCTGGCCAGGGTCCTCAAGCCCGGCGGCACGCTCATCACCCAGTGTTCCAACACGCTGGCCCCGGCTCCCCGGTTGGTCAAGCTCAAGGACAAGGCGCTGCAGGCGCTCGGCCTGCGGGAAAAGCCCGCCTACGGCTTCCGCATGGCTGCGCATTCGAGGGCGGCTTTCCTGGAGTTGGTGCACCGCGCCGGACTGGAACCGCTTGAGGCGCGCAGCTATGCCTTCAGGCTACCGTTCCTCGAAAAGTTTTTTCCGGGCGCGGCCCTGCGGATTATGAAAATCGGCCACGACGCGTTCAGCAATTCGCGCGTGTTTCACTGGCTGGGCGAAGGCTACATGGTCAAAGCCCGCAAGAACGGCAGGCCGTTATGA